Proteins from a genomic interval of Corynebacterium deserti GIMN1.010:
- a CDS encoding N-acetylglucosamine-6-phosphate deacetylase encodes MQVKVIKKIEGRIVTPHGVIDGFLQLENGIITELAGEPASNNAGFHPELPTIVPGFIDLHNHGGNGGAFPTGTQNQARKAAQYHRVHGTTVMLASMVSAPADALAAQVKNLVPLCEEGLLYGIHLEGPFINACRCGAQNPDFIFPGNPTDFAQVIHAGKGWIKSITVAPETDNLSELLDLCGAHHIIASFGHTDADFDTTTSAIALAKEKNVTVTATHLFNAMPPLHHRAPGSVGALLAAARAGDAFVELIADGVHLADGTVDLALSNNAFFITDAMEAAGMPDGEYILGVLNVIVTGGVARLSDGGAIAGGTSTLASQFVRHVRRGMTLIDATLHTSTVAAKILGLGDHEIAKSNPANFVVFDSNGQVKKVHLGHQVI; translated from the coding sequence ATGCAGGTCAAGGTGATTAAAAAAATTGAAGGAAGAATTGTTACCCCCCACGGGGTGATTGATGGCTTTCTCCAACTCGAAAACGGCATCATCACGGAACTCGCCGGAGAACCAGCTTCCAACAATGCAGGGTTCCACCCCGAACTTCCCACGATTGTTCCCGGTTTTATTGATCTTCATAATCACGGCGGAAACGGTGGCGCGTTTCCTACGGGAACGCAGAACCAGGCGAGGAAGGCCGCGCAGTACCACCGCGTACATGGCACGACAGTGATGTTGGCAAGTATGGTTTCAGCACCAGCCGATGCGCTTGCTGCACAGGTGAAAAACCTTGTGCCATTGTGTGAAGAAGGCCTGCTGTACGGCATTCACCTCGAGGGCCCTTTTATCAATGCGTGCCGTTGCGGAGCCCAAAATCCGGATTTCATTTTTCCCGGCAATCCAACAGATTTTGCCCAGGTGATTCATGCAGGAAAAGGTTGGATCAAATCGATCACAGTAGCGCCGGAAACTGACAACCTTTCTGAGCTTCTCGATCTCTGCGGAGCGCACCACATTATTGCTTCCTTCGGGCACACTGACGCAGATTTTGATACAACTACCAGCGCAATTGCTCTGGCCAAAGAGAAAAACGTCACGGTCACGGCTACCCACTTGTTTAACGCGATGCCTCCGCTGCACCACAGGGCTCCCGGCAGCGTCGGCGCTTTGCTTGCTGCGGCACGTGCTGGGGACGCATTTGTAGAGTTGATCGCTGACGGCGTGCATTTGGCAGATGGAACGGTTGATCTTGCCCTTTCCAACAACGCTTTCTTCATTACCGACGCCATGGAAGCTGCCGGAATGCCAGATGGTGAGTACATTTTGGGTGTTTTGAACGTCATCGTCACCGGTGGGGTTGCCCGTCTGAGCGATGGCGGTGCCATCGCTGGGGGCACCAGCACTCTAGCGAGTCAGTTTGTGCGCCACGTGCGCAGAGGGATGACGCTTATCGACGCGACCCTCCACACCTCAACTGTCGCCGCCAAAATTCTCGGTCTTGGCGATCACGAAATCGCTAAATCTAACCCTGCCAATTTTGTGGTCTTTGACTCAAATGGCCAGGTGAAAAAGGTCCATTTAGGGCATCAAGTAATTTAA
- a CDS encoding dihydrodipicolinate synthase family protein has protein sequence MASTTFTGVIPPVMTPLHADGSVDVESLRKLVDHLINGGVDGLFALGSSGEAAFLTRAQRKLALATIIEHTAGRVPVTAGVIETTTARVIELVEDALEAGAEGLVATAPFYTRTHDVEIEEHFRKIHAAAPELPLFAYNIPVSVHSNLNPVMLLTLAKDGVLAGTKDSSGNDGAIRSLIEARDDADLTEQFKILTGSETTVDFAYLAGADGVVPGLGNVDPAAYAALTKLCLDGKWAEAAALQKRINHLFHIVFVGDTSHMSGSSAGLGGFKTALAYLGIIESNTMTVPHQSLNDEETAHIHAIVDKFLYTA, from the coding sequence ATGGCTTCCACAACTTTCACCGGCGTGATCCCACCCGTAATGACCCCACTCCACGCCGACGGTAGCGTGGATGTGGAAAGCCTCCGCAAGCTCGTTGACCACCTCATCAATGGTGGCGTCGACGGACTTTTCGCACTGGGCTCCTCAGGCGAAGCGGCATTCCTCACCCGCGCCCAACGCAAACTAGCACTGGCCACCATCATCGAGCACACCGCAGGCCGCGTTCCTGTGACTGCTGGTGTCATTGAAACCACCACCGCTCGTGTTATTGAGCTCGTGGAAGATGCCCTAGAAGCTGGCGCCGAAGGCCTCGTTGCCACCGCACCGTTCTACACCCGCACCCACGACGTGGAAATTGAAGAACACTTCCGCAAGATCCACGCTGCCGCACCAGAGCTTCCACTGTTTGCCTACAACATCCCAGTGTCGGTGCACTCCAACCTGAACCCAGTCATGCTTTTAACGCTAGCCAAGGATGGCGTTCTTGCTGGCACCAAGGATTCCAGCGGAAATGATGGCGCAATCCGCTCGCTGATCGAAGCACGTGATGATGCTGACCTAACTGAGCAATTCAAGATCCTCACCGGTAGCGAAACCACCGTTGATTTCGCCTACCTTGCTGGCGCCGACGGAGTTGTCCCAGGCCTGGGCAATGTTGATCCTGCAGCATACGCAGCTTTAACAAAACTCTGCCTCGATGGGAAGTGGGCAGAAGCTGCTGCTTTACAAAAGCGCATCAACCACCTCTTCCACATCGTCTTCGTGGGAGACACCTCCCATATGTCCGGTTCCAGCGCAGGTCTGGGCGGTTTCAAGACAGCGCTTGCATACCTTGGCATTATCGAATCCAATACGATGACAGTTCCTCACCAGAGCCTCAACGACGAGGAAACTGCACACATTCACGCCATTGTTGATAAATTCCTGTACACCGCTTAA
- a CDS encoding ROK family protein — protein MIDPACTLALDIGATKIAHALVPDAAPTTTLSTGRFGTKEGDSPIEQIRLALLAGLKAAEEHGLRIARIGMGAPGVILGPEGTIVYNGETLTEWAETDLRELSREVLDVPFAAHNDVRVWAYGEHHIGTGKDLAGRVLYVSLGTGVGGAIIEDGIMMSSPTGTAGEFAEVVCADHAGLAARCENVASGTGLSKYYNDAAATQLDLPAIMELFHQGDGLAQQIITGNLRGFGQALGALVTVLDLSAVVVGGGVAGIGAPIMDPITAGIFDRVLTPNKSVKVLSTSLGAQAAVIAAAEYARDNAF, from the coding sequence ATGATTGATCCCGCTTGCACCCTTGCCCTTGATATTGGTGCTACAAAGATTGCACACGCTTTAGTTCCCGATGCCGCCCCGACGACAACATTGTCCACCGGACGCTTTGGAACAAAAGAAGGCGACAGCCCCATCGAGCAGATCCGGCTCGCTCTTCTCGCCGGCTTAAAAGCAGCTGAGGAACACGGTCTCCGTATCGCCCGCATCGGCATGGGTGCTCCTGGTGTAATTCTAGGACCAGAGGGAACCATCGTGTACAACGGTGAAACCCTCACGGAGTGGGCAGAGACTGACCTGCGAGAATTATCTCGAGAAGTCCTCGATGTTCCATTCGCGGCACACAATGATGTGCGCGTATGGGCCTACGGTGAACACCATATAGGCACCGGCAAGGACCTCGCCGGTAGGGTTCTCTACGTATCCCTCGGCACTGGAGTCGGCGGAGCAATCATCGAAGACGGAATCATGATGAGCAGCCCCACCGGAACTGCGGGAGAATTCGCAGAAGTTGTGTGTGCTGACCATGCAGGATTAGCTGCTCGGTGCGAAAATGTAGCAAGTGGCACGGGCCTAAGCAAGTACTACAACGATGCTGCCGCAACTCAACTCGACCTTCCCGCCATCATGGAACTCTTCCACCAAGGTGACGGCCTGGCACAGCAAATCATTACCGGAAATCTCCGCGGCTTTGGCCAAGCACTAGGCGCATTGGTTACAGTACTGGACCTTTCCGCAGTGGTAGTTGGAGGCGGAGTCGCAGGTATCGGCGCACCCATTATGGATCCCATCACCGCAGGGATTTTTGATCGAGTGTTAACCCCCAACAAATCCGTAAAAGTTTTAAGCACTTCCCTTGGCGCCCAAGCAGCCGTCATCGCCGCAGCAGAATATGCCCGCGATAACGCCTTCTAA
- a CDS encoding N-acetylmannosamine-6-phosphate 2-epimerase: MDLNRQRSKLYAQLQGQLIVSVQAPDGHAMRDTHTLTHVAAACVDGGAPAIRCGGYGGLDDIRSISNRVDVPVFGLTKEGSEGVYITPTRDSVRAVAESGAAVVCADATFRPRPDGSTFAELVAVAHDSGILIMADCATPEEVLSAHKAGADFVSTTLAGYTEHREKTVGPDFDCLREARELVPGAFLIGEGRFSNPADVAHGRLIGANAIIVGTAITDPGFITGQFASLLH; encoded by the coding sequence ATGGACTTAAATAGACAACGCTCAAAGCTCTACGCACAGCTCCAAGGCCAGCTCATTGTTTCCGTGCAAGCTCCCGACGGTCATGCCATGCGTGACACCCACACGCTCACCCATGTTGCCGCGGCCTGTGTTGATGGTGGCGCTCCCGCCATTCGCTGTGGCGGTTACGGCGGTTTAGACGATATCCGTTCAATTTCCAACCGCGTCGACGTTCCCGTTTTCGGACTCACCAAAGAAGGCTCCGAAGGCGTATATATCACCCCAACCAGGGATTCTGTGCGGGCAGTCGCAGAATCCGGCGCGGCTGTAGTCTGCGCGGATGCCACTTTCCGACCCCGGCCTGACGGCTCCACTTTTGCAGAGCTAGTCGCTGTTGCCCACGATTCCGGAATTCTCATCATGGCGGACTGCGCAACTCCCGAAGAAGTTCTCAGTGCGCATAAGGCTGGCGCAGACTTTGTGTCCACCACGCTTGCTGGATACACCGAACACCGCGAGAAGACAGTCGGTCCAGATTTCGATTGCCTCCGGGAAGCACGTGAGTTAGTTCCCGGTGCGTTCCTCATTGGCGAAGGTCGCTTCTCCAACCCTGCGGATGTGGCGCACGGTCGTCTCATCGGTGCCAACGCGATCATCGTAGGCACCGCAATCACTGATCCTGGTTTCATCACTGGGCAGTTCGCGTCGTTGTTGCACTAG
- a CDS encoding sialidase family protein, with protein MRTSLIARGLYRIPALVWDQGLLTLFDARLSVDDLPAPIDVLSARSLDGITWTTPELAIVETGHRGVGDVCLVSGDLCFHGLSNLAGFFEDPTDLEPRLARRDVSGWTSISMSQYFADVDAAFASSGTGLVLADGRWIQSFVVRRGREISLRILRSDGHIADIVGGNESAMTQLPSGRIVLHSRGVGHRLSSVSDDFGETFTPLAPVPELIDPGCNGHVFYWKAAGMLAATHLADPDLRRHLVVDLSSDEGLTWTHRITIEREEAAYSTAVEMPNGDVAVVWEAEGTRAIKCTVISVNDIALRIDEPISDALSLRHVVINDDHDGIEVPLPDASQWGEGVFKIVSNPDASTQKIRTRGKPARQALEIGDELVFDIRKGGEVSYDVTVPYDGRSLGEVKQDFGARL; from the coding sequence ATGCGCACTAGCCTCATTGCGCGCGGGTTGTACCGCATTCCCGCGCTGGTCTGGGATCAGGGTCTTTTAACGCTTTTCGACGCCCGCCTCAGTGTTGACGACCTTCCCGCACCCATCGACGTGCTGTCAGCACGATCCTTAGATGGTATCACCTGGACCACCCCAGAATTAGCAATCGTCGAAACTGGACACCGCGGTGTCGGCGATGTCTGCCTAGTCTCCGGCGATCTGTGCTTCCATGGATTATCCAACCTCGCAGGATTTTTTGAGGATCCCACCGACCTTGAACCCCGGCTAGCGCGCCGGGATGTGAGCGGGTGGACGTCGATAAGCATGTCCCAATATTTTGCGGATGTTGATGCCGCGTTCGCCTCGTCGGGGACGGGGCTCGTACTGGCGGATGGGCGGTGGATTCAGAGCTTTGTGGTGCGACGCGGGCGTGAGATTTCGCTTCGGATTCTGCGCAGCGATGGCCATATCGCCGATATTGTTGGTGGTAATGAATCCGCGATGACACAGCTGCCGAGCGGTCGAATTGTGCTGCATTCCAGGGGAGTGGGACACCGTCTGAGCAGCGTGTCCGATGATTTCGGGGAGACATTCACTCCACTGGCACCCGTGCCTGAACTAATTGACCCCGGTTGTAACGGCCACGTGTTCTACTGGAAAGCCGCCGGAATGCTCGCCGCAACGCACCTGGCGGACCCTGATCTGCGACGCCATTTGGTGGTTGATTTATCCAGCGACGAAGGGCTGACGTGGACGCACCGCATCACCATCGAACGCGAAGAAGCTGCCTATTCAACCGCGGTGGAAATGCCTAACGGGGATGTTGCTGTGGTGTGGGAAGCGGAGGGAACGCGTGCGATTAAATGTACGGTGATCAGCGTAAATGACATTGCGTTGCGGATCGATGAGCCCATTTCCGACGCCCTATCCCTTCGCCATGTTGTGATCAATGATGATCACGATGGCATTGAAGTTCCGCTGCCTGATGCTTCGCAATGGGGTGAGGGCGTGTTTAAGATTGTGTCCAACCCTGACGCGAGCACCCAAAAAATCCGAACGCGAGGAAAGCCTGCGCGCCAGGCCTTGGAAATTGGGGACGAGTTAGTCTTTGATATTCGCAAGGGTGGAGAAGTGTCTTACGACGTCACGGTTCCTTATGATGGCCGCTCGTTGGGGGAAGTTAAACAGGATTTTGGAGCTAGGCTGTAG
- a CDS encoding FadR/GntR family transcriptional regulator, with protein sequence MESSKKPSRSRSTTQEAVRDIKKYIRDNRLRTGDLLPSEAFLCEELGCSRSAIREAIRALVTLDIVEVRHGYGTFVSKMSLEPLINGMVFRTVLDNDASVENLFYVVDTREILDLSLGEELIEVFTDDDRELLLNLVDKMREHNDQGNSFMVEDQKFHRALLARTKNPLIRELNDAFWQIQTEAQPMLNLAMPADIDETIKAHSDIVEALSNGDIDDYRSAVLAHYAPFRRMISNMLHAH encoded by the coding sequence ATGGAAAGCTCCAAAAAGCCTTCGCGATCAAGGTCAACAACTCAAGAAGCAGTGCGCGATATCAAGAAGTACATCCGGGACAACCGGCTGCGTACGGGAGACCTTCTTCCCTCTGAAGCATTTTTGTGTGAGGAATTGGGTTGTTCCCGTTCTGCGATTAGGGAGGCGATCCGCGCGCTCGTGACCTTGGATATCGTCGAGGTCCGCCACGGCTACGGCACCTTTGTGTCCAAGATGTCCCTCGAGCCCCTAATCAATGGGATGGTGTTTCGCACGGTGTTGGACAATGACGCCTCGGTGGAAAACCTTTTCTATGTAGTGGATACCCGCGAAATCCTTGACCTTTCACTCGGTGAAGAGCTGATTGAGGTGTTCACCGACGATGACCGCGAGCTACTCCTCAATCTGGTGGACAAAATGCGCGAGCACAACGACCAGGGCAACTCCTTCATGGTGGAGGATCAAAAATTCCACCGGGCACTCCTCGCCCGCACGAAAAACCCGCTGATTAGAGAACTCAATGATGCGTTTTGGCAGATCCAAACCGAGGCGCAGCCCATGCTCAATCTGGCCATGCCCGCGGACATCGACGAAACCATAAAGGCCCACAGCGACATCGTCGAAGCGCTCTCCAACGGCGACATCGACGATTACCGCAGCGCCGTGCTAGCTCACTACGCGCCGTTTCGCCGCATGATTTCCAACATGCTCCATGCGCACTAG